AACTTTGTGATTCTTTGTGTCTTGGTGGCTTGGTGGCAAAAAAAATCGTAAATCGTAAATCGTAAATAAAAATGCCTTGGTTTAAAAGACAAGAAAAAGGAATCGTTACACCTACTAAGTTAAAAAGAGAAGCCCCGGACGGGCTGTGGGATCAATGTCCCGGGTGTAAAAAGACGATGCATGTTAGAGAACATAAAGACAATGCCTATACATGTGTACACTGTAATTATCACTTCAGGATTGGTTCCAAAGAATATTTTGAGTTATTATTTGACAATAACCAGTTTGATGAATTTGACAAAGAGATGGATTCGGTTGATCCGCTGCAATTTTCCGATACAAAATCTTACACAAAAAGGATTGCTGCTTCACAAAAAAAGTCAGGGCTTAAAGATGCTGTCCGCACTGCCTATGGTAAAGTGAATAACCTTGATATGGTAATCGGATGCATGGATTTTAGCTTTATTGGCGGGTCAATGGGGTCTGTAGTAGGAGAAAAACTTGCCAGGTTAATAGACTATGCACGGGAACATAAAATCCCATTATTAATTATCTCTAAATCAGGCGGAGCTAGAATGATGGAGGCAGGTTTTTCTTTGT
The nucleotide sequence above comes from Cytophagales bacterium. Encoded proteins:
- a CDS encoding acetyl-CoA carboxylase carboxyltransferase subunit beta; translation: MPWFKRQEKGIVTPTKLKREAPDGLWDQCPGCKKTMHVREHKDNAYTCVHCNYHFRIGSKEYFELLFDNNQFDEFDKEMDSVDPLQFSDTKSYTKRIAASQKKSGLKDAVRTAYGKVNNLDMVIGCMDFSFIGGSMGSVVGEKLARLIDYAREHKIPLLIISKSGGARMMEAGFSLLQMAKTSSKLALLAQEKVPYISLLTDPTTGGVTASYAMLGDFNIAEPGALIGFAGPRVIRETIGKELPGDFQSAEFVLEHGFLDFIVDRKELKEKLTQLLGMLMN